Genomic window (Streptomyces cadmiisoli):
CAGAAGCGGTGCGATGGGGATGGTGCTCGCAGTCCTGTTTGCCCTCTTGTCGGCGACCAGCAATGCCTTGGGGACCGTACTCCAGCGACGTGCGGTGCTGAAGGTACCCGCATCCCAGTCGAAGCGATTCGGCCTTGTCCGGACCCTGCTGCACAATCCGGCCTGGTTCGGCGGAATCCTCGGCGTGGTGGGCGCCGCCCTCTTCCAGGCACTGGCCCTGGCGGCGGGATCCCTGGCCGCCATCCAGCCGATCTTCATCCTCGAACTTCCGCTCGCGCTCCTCATCGGCAGCGTCGTCTTCCGCGTCGGAGTGTCCCGGAAGGCCTGGCTGTGCGTGGTGTTCATCTTCGCCGGGCTGGCGATCAGCCTCTTCTCCACGGCACCCAGCGGCGGACGTTCCCAGGTCCCCGGAATCTGGTGGGTGCCCACCCTCGCACTGGCCGGCGGGCTGGCCGTCGCCCTCGTCCTGACGGGTCTGCGCCGGCCCCACGGCCTGTCCCGCGCCGCCTGCCTGGCCGCGGCCGCAGCCATCGGCAACGCGCTCACCGCGGCGCTGGTCAAGTCGTCGATGAGCATCCTCTCGGAGGAGGGAGCCGTCGGCTTCTTCCTGGCCTGGCAGACCTACGCCTTCGCGATCGCGGGTTCGTCAGCCATCTTCCTGCTCGGGTACGCCCTGCAGGCCGGCCCGCTCATCGCGTCACAGCCCGCCCTCACCCTGGGCGACGCGGTCATGAGCTTCTGTCTGGGAGTCACGCTCTACGCGGAGACACTGCGGCAGGGAGTGTGGCTGGCGCCCGCCCTCCTCGGCGTGGCCCTGTTGTCCTACGGCGTCTTCGCCCTGTCCCGCACCCGCTGCCTGGAGCACTGCATCCATCCGGACACCGAGGAATGTGCGCCCCAGGACGGCAAAACGGCGACCGCGACCCTGTGAGACATCGCGTCCGGCCGCTCGACCTGCGGAATCACCCGTCAGCCGGCGGACTCCGCCCCGGCGGGCGATCTTGTCAGGTCGATCCGAGAATGAGCGTGGGCAGGTCGGCCCGGCGCGGCTGAGGTCGTCCGCCGTGCCGCTTCCGGTCAGGCCCGCGGGACGTGCCGGACACACCCGGGGCCGGAGAGGAACGGTCACTGATGTCGGACGACAGAGCCGAACGCATCGCGGATTTCATCCGGCCCCTGCGGGTGAAGCCCGGGTCGAAGGTGAACCTGGGCCGTGACTTCGACCCCCGGTACAGGGCCGGACTCAAGAAGCGGGACGGGGTCGAGCTGCTGCGGGCCGGGGTGTCGCTGCTCGCCGAGTACCAGGACCGGCTGGCCGCCCAGGACACGTACGGCGTGCTGCTGTGCCTCCAGGCGCTCGACGCCGGCGGCAAGGACGGAACGATCCGTCATGTGATGAGCGGCGTCAATCCGCAGGGCGTCCGGGTGAGCAGCTTCAAGGTGCCCTCCGCGGAGGAACTCGACCACGACTATCTGTGGCGGTACGCACGGCGGCTGCCCGCCCGGGGCGAGATAGCCATCTTCAACCGCTCCCACTACGAAGAAGTGCTGGTCGTCCGGGTGCACCCGGAGAATCTCCTCCGGCAGAAACTCCCGGACAGCACGCGCGGCGCCGGCATCTGGGAGCGGCGCTACCGGGAGATCAACAACTGGGAGCGCTACCTCACCGACAACGGGTTCAAGGTGGTCAAGGTCTTCCTGAACCTCTCCAAGGAGGAGCAGCGGACCCGGTTCCTGAAGCGGATCGACCTGCCGGACAAGAACTGGAAGTTCTCCGCGGCCGACGTCCGGGAGCGCCGCCACTGGGACGAGTACCAGAGCGCGTTCTCCGAGATGCTGTCGGCCACCAGCACGCGCTGGGCGCCCTGGTACGTCGTACCGGCGGACCGGAAGTGGTTCGCCCGGATCTGCACGGCGGCCGTGCTCGCGCACACGCTGATGGACATCGACCCCCGTTACCCCGCCGTGGACGACGAGGCTCGTGCGGACCTGCTCGTCGCGAAACGCGAACTGGAGCAGGAGGCCCCGGCCGGCGCCCCCGCCGATCCCTACGCGTCACGGCACGGAGACGCCGACCGATGACCGCACGGCCGCAGGCGTAGCCGCCGGCGTGAGCGTGGCCGTCGGTCCGGGAACGGGGACGGGCTACGCAGGCTCGCGTCCCGCCGCCGTCCGGCCCATCGTGAGTGCCAGGCGCCGCACCCTGCGCCAGTCCACGGGCGGGGCCGAGTGGGGCACCCCCGGACGGTGCCGGGGCACGCGGACACGCAGCTCACGGGACGGCAGACGGCAGCGCACCGGGGTGCGCAGAAGCAGCGCCTCGCCGTCGACGCCGACCGGGATGACGGGGGCGTCGGCGTCGATGACGACCTCCCGGGCCGTGGCGACGGTCAGCCCGCGCCCCCGCCCGCCGCGCAGCAGCAGTTCCGTCGCCTCGGCGGCGCTGGCGACGTCGACGCCCAGCACGCCCAGTTCGCCGGAGTCCAGTCGTTCCCGGCGCCCGAGGCCCGCCGAGTCGCCGCGCCCGTAGGGGTTGTTGCTCACCAGCAGTGCCTGCGGGGCGTTCAGGGTGAGGGAACCGGCCCGGACCCTGAGCCGGGCCCCGGCGTGGTGGGTCAGCAGGTCGGGCAGCGTCTCCAGGACGGTGCGGGCCTTGTCGTCGCGGTAGGCGGGACTCTGCACCACGGCCGCGTAGGCACCGAACGAGGCGTTGTTGACGAAGACGCGCTCGGTGGTCTCGCCGTTCGCCTCGCCCGCCTCGATGTGTCCCAGGTCGACCCGCATCTCGACACCGTCGGACAGGGCCGCCAGACAGGTCGAGGGGTCCTGCCGGTCCAGGCCCAGGTCCATGGCGAAGTGGTTGCGGGTGCCGGCGCTGATCACCATGAAGGGGATGTCGTTCTCCGCGGCCACACCGGCGACCAGGGCCTGGGTGCCGTCGCCGCCCGCGACCCCGAGCAGGTCGGCTCCGTCCCGCACGGCCCGCCGGGCCAGTTCGGCCACGTCCTGGCGATGGTCCGGGTCCAGCACGACGACCTCGGCGCCGAGCTCCCTGGCCCGCTCGGCCAGGTGGAACTTCTCGACCTTTCCGCCGCCGGAGCGCGGATTCATGATCAGGAACGGGTGCTCGGGCCGGCCGGCGGACCGCTCGGGCATGCCGGGCGCGCCGCCGTCGGTCAGTGCGGCCCGGCCCGCGGACAGGGCCAGCGACCACAGACCGAGCGAGACCAGTACGACCCACAGCAGCCCGGCGGCGGCGTACAGCACCAGGACGGTGATCGGCGCGGCGACGACCAGCAGTGCGGCCAGCGCCCGGACCCAGCCGGTGTGGGTGAGCAGCCACCAGATACCGGCGGCGGTCAGCGCGATCCCGGCCAGCCCCACCGCCACCAGGACCACGCTCGCGATCCCCGCGAAGACCAGCAGTACGGCAACGGCCGCCACGCCCGACGCGAGGGCGAGCCGCGCGGTCCAGCGCCTGTTCATGGGCAACCTCCCGCTCGACTCTCAGGCTACGAGCGGTCACCACGGGCGGCATGTCCACGGTGGGTGGCTGCGTCGCGCACCGCCGCGGAACCAGGCCCCGCTACAGCAGGCGCAGGACGCCGACCACCTTGCCGAGGATCTGTGCCTCGTCACCGGGGATCGGCTCGTAGGACGGGTTGCGCGGCATGAGCCAGACCCGTCCGTCCTGGAGGCGCAGCACCTTGACGGTGGCCTCGTCCTCCAGGAGCGCGACCACGATGTCGCCGTGGTCGGCGCTGTCCTGCCGCCGGACCGTCACGATGTCGCCGTCGCAGATCGCCGCCTCGATCATGGAGTCGCCGGACACCGTGAGAGCGAACAGATCGCCGTCGCCGACGATCTGGCGGGGCAGGGAGTAGACGTCCTCGATCATCTCCTCCGCGAGCAGGGGTGCTCCGGCGGCGATCCGGCCGACGAGCGGAACCTCGACGGGAGCCTCGCTCCTGCTGCCCAGGTCCGGCGCCCACGCGGACCGGACCCGGTAGGCGCGGGGACGGTGCGGATCGCGGTAGAGGACCCCCTTGCGCTCCAGCGCCATCAACTGGTGGGCGACCGAGGAGGTGCTGGCGAGGTTCACGGCCTCGCCGATCTCCCGCATCGACGGAGGGTAGCCGAGCCGGGCCACCGTCTCCGTGATGTACCGGACGATGGCCGCCTGGCGGCTGGTCAGCTCGCCCTCGGTGTTCCGGGTGCCCGGTGGGCGGCCCCGACGTGCCGGCGCGCTGTTCTCCATCTGGGCACCTCCGTACAAGATCGTTCGGATCGACCCTAACCTGCCATCCCCCATAAATGGAACACCGTGTCGAATCCCGACTACCGTCGGCTCCGATCAGGCGCCGGTCGGAGGTCCTGTCGCACGGCGACGTCACTCGGGGCGCGGGCCGCCGGAACACGGCCGAGCAGCCACTTCACGTGGCTGCTCGCGAGAGGGAGGGTGCACGTCGCACGGGTGGTCGGACCTCGGCGCAGCGGCGTACGACCCGCCTCGGTCAGGGCGGGCCGTACGCCGCTGCTGCCGGCCCCGGCTCGGAACCCGCCGTCAGAAGCCGAGATCGCTGAGGCCGGGATGGTCGTCGGGGCGCCGGCCGATGGGCCAGTGGTACTTCCGGTCGGCCTCCGCGATCGGCAGATCGTTGATGCAGGCGAGACGGACGCGCATCAGGCCGTCCTCGCCGAACTCCCAGTTCTCGTTGCCGTACGAGCGGTACCACTGGCCGGAGTCGTCGTGGCACTCGTAGGCGAACCGCACCGCGATGCGGTTTCCGTCGAAGGCCCACAGTTCCTTGATGAGCCGGTAGTCCAGCTCCCGGTTCCACTTGCGGGTCAGGAAGGCGACGATCTCGTCGCGTCCGTGGACGAACTCCGCCCGGTTGCGCCAGCGCGAGTCCTCGGAGTAGCCGAGCGCCACCTTCCGCGGATCGCGGGTGTTCCACGCGTCCTCAGCCAGGCGGACCTTCTCGACGGCGGTCTCCCGCGTGAACGGCGGCAGGGGTGGACGTGTGCTCATGGTTTCCTCCCGGGACGAAGCACCCACGCCCGGGCGGGCATCATCGGTCGCGCGATGACGCTCCGGTCACCCGCCGACCACCGCGCCCGTGCCGCGCTGCCCCACGAGTGCGGTGAAGCGGTCCGGGCGCGGCTCGCGCCACCAGGCGCCGTACGGTCCGAGGTCCGCGTCCGAGCGGTACACGACGGCGGTCGGCGTGCCGACGCTCCAGACGCCGTCCCGCCACATCAGGCTCACGGTGCGCCGGGGTGGGGTCTGAAGGTTCCAGAAGGTTCGTACCGGCGCGGACAGGGCCTGCACGATCAGAGCCCGGGCGACGGTCGGCTCCACGACCGCCAGGACCCGGCCCGTCTGCGACGTCAGGGAGCCGAGCCAGTCCCCGGTCCGGGCGCAGAGGCGGCGCACCGTCTCCCCTCCGTGCGGTGCGGCGTCGGGGTCGGTGAGCCAGGCGCTGTACCCGTAGGGATCGGTCGCCACTATCTCGGCGGGCCTGCGCCCGCGCCATGTGCCGTGGTCGAGGTCGCGCAGCGCCGGCTCCACCGCGGGCTTGAGCCCGAGGAAGGCGGCGGTGAAGGCGCAGCGGGTCGACGGCGACCGTACGGCGGAGAAGTGGGGTGGAAGCGCCGCGAGGGCCGCGCCCGCCTCGGGGAGATCGCGCTCTGTCAGTGACGTGTCGCCCAGGACCGCCTCAGTCGAGGTGGCCGGGCGGTGCGCGCAAAGGAGTGTCAGGCGGATCGTCATTCGGCTGCCCTCCAGATCGGCGTGGTCCTGCGTGACGCCGGAGGATGCGGCACCGCCCCGGACTGCCCGGCCGGTGGCGGTGGCGGCGTCCTGCCGACGCCCGTGAGCGGCCCTGCCGCGGCCACCGGCGCCGATGCACGGCGCGCGGCGGTCGACACGTTGCACGTCACGTTCTCCAGCTTCGCCAGACCGGCTCGCGGAAACCATCCGGCACAAGTCCGGAACATCCCCGCCGACTGGCTGGCCGGAGCCCAGCCACCTGGAGGGTCGCCCGTGTGGGCAAGCGCGCCGCCGGTCGGCGTGGTACGACGGAGAGTGGTCCGATCGTTGGTGGGAGCGCACGTGATCCGGGTACTGGTGGTCGACGATGAGGCCCTGATCCGTACGGGGTTCAGCCGCATCCTGGACGCCGCGGACGAGATCGAGGTCGTGGGAGCGGTTCCAGGGGGAGACGCCGTCCGGACGACGCAGGAGACGCGTCCCGACGTGGTGCTGCTGGACATCCGTATGCCGGACGTGGACGGACTCACCGTCCTGGCGGATCTGTGCCGGCTCCGGGAGCCCCCGGTGGTGGCCATGCTCACGACGTTCGACATGGACGAATACGTGGCCACGGCGCTGCGCCGGGGCGCGGCGGGCTTCCTGCTCAAGGACACCGACCCCGAGGAGCTGCCGTTCCTGGTGCGTTCCCTGGCGGACGGGGGCACGGTGCTCTCGTCCAAGGTGACGCGGACCGTGGTGGACGGATATCTCGAAGCCGGTGGTCAGCGACCGTCCGTGCGCGGGGTGGAGCGGCTCACCGATCGTGAGCGCACCGTCCTCGTCCTGATCGCTGAGGGGTTGTCCAACGCGCACATCGCCGAGCGGATGCATCTGAGCACCGGCACGGTGAAGGACCATGTGAGCGCCATCCTCACCAAACTGGAGGTGGGCAGTCGCGTCCAGGCGGTCGTGGTCGCCGAACGGGCCGGACTGCTCAGACCACCCCGCGAGCCGGAGCCATGATGATCCCCCGCCCGTCGGCCGGCGTACTGCGTGACGCCGCGTTCGTCGCGGCGGCACTGCTCGACGTCTGGGTGCACGTCGAGCCGGACGAGCCGAAGCGCCTGGCCCTGGCCCTGTTCGCGGCCAGCGCGCTCGTACTGCGTCGGCGGCTGCCGATGCTCACCTTCGTGCTGACCCTGCCCGCCGTGGTCTTCTCGGACGCGATCTTCGCCTGTCTGGCGGCGCTGTACACCCTGGCCACGTTCACCCGGCGCCGGACCCTGCTGGCCGCCTGCGGGATGGCGTACACGCTCAGCGACATGACCGACTGGACCCCGGGGCCGTCGCTGAATCTCTGGAGCCCGTCGGGTCTGATCACGCTCGGTTATACGGCCGCGACGGCCGCGGCTCCCATCTTCCTGGGGCAGCTCGTACAGGCCCGGCGGGACCTGTCGCTGCGGCTCACCGAGATCTCCCAGGCGCGTGATCACGAGCGCAGGCTGAGCGCTCAGGCCGTCCTGGCCGAGGAACGCGCCAAGCTCGCCCGCGAGATGCACGACGTGGTCTCCCACCAGGTCAGCCTGATCGCCGTGCAGGCCGGTGCGCTCCAGGTCGGCGCGCAGGACACCGAGGTCAAGCGGGCCGCGGCGACGATCCGGCGGATGAGCGTGCAGACGCTCGACGAGCTGCGGCACATGGTCAATGTGCTGCGCGACTCCCACGGCCGCCCGACGGAACTGACTCCGCAGCCGTCCCTGACGGATCTGCGGCGACTGATCGACAGCAGTGGCATCGACGCCGAGCTGAAGGCGGAACTGCCCGACGGCCTTCCGCCGACGCTCCAGCGCGCCGTCTACCGCACCGTCCAGGAGGCGCTGACCAACGTACGCAAACACGCCCCCGGCGCCACCGCCACCGTCCGCCTGACCTACGAGGGCAACGCCGTCCATCTGAAGGTCAGCAACACCGCGCCCACCCGGCCTGCGCTTCCGCTGCCCGGCGCGGAGTACGGCCTGGTCGCCCTGCGGCAGCGTGCCGCCCTCCTCGGCGGCACCGTCAGCACCGGTCCGACCCCGGACGGCGGCTACGAGCTGCGCCTGGTGCTGCCGGTGAAGAAGGCCCCGTGAACGGGTCGGCCGGGCGCCGCGTGCCTTCTCGGCCCCGGGGCCTCAGTGGTCCTTCAGCAGTGCCTGGCACGCTGAGCGGGCGGTCCAGGCCTGGGCGCGGTCGAACGGCCAGGCCCGTTCGCCGACGAGTGTCATCCAGGCGTGCGGGCCGAGGTGGAACCACAGCAGATCGACGGCCTCCTCGCGGGAGACGTCGCCGCGCAGGGCGCCGAGTTCCACGAGGCGGTCGGCCACCCGGGTCAGCGCCTGGACGTAGTCGTCGGCTCCTTTGTCCAGGACGGCTTTGACCGCGGGCTCCCCGGGCGGGTTCCGGTAGAAGAGGCCGTACACGAGGTCCCAGTGGCGTTCATGGGTGAGCCGGGTGCCCTCGGCGGTCAGCTCGACGACCGCGCGGGGATCGTCGGCGGCCTCCACCGCGGCGAGGGTGTCGGCGATGGCCGGTTCGGTCAGGGCGGGCTTGAGCAGCTCGGTGAGGATGCTGGGCTTGTTCCCCACGCTGGTGTACACCGTCGGCACGGCGACCCTCGCCGCCTCCGCGATCTCCCCGATCGTGACCCCGGCGTACCCGCGCGCCAGGAACAGCGTGTGCGCGTTGCTCAGGATGGCCCCGCGTGTGGCGGCTGCCGAGTCGGTGCGGCGGGGGGAGTTGTACTTCCGAATGCTCACCGACGAAGCATACACCATCCACAATGAGTCACTTTATTGACGATAAAAGCCTCTAATGAATATGATCTTACGCATGACGAAAGAAGCCCCGGAGCACCCCACGGCGGTCGTCGAGACACGTCTTGCTCATGAGGTCCACCGCGCCGCCACCACGCTGCTCGCCGACGCGGCAGTCGATCCCTCGGTCCCCCTCACCGCGCTGGCCCAGCTGCGCGACTTCGTCGTCGCGAACCTCGGCCATCACCACGAGACCGAGGACAACGACCTGTGGCCGCGGATCATCGCGGCGGCGCCGGACACACGGCACGCGCTCGAGGCCCTCAGCGAGCAGCACGAGCGCCTGGACGAGGAACTCGACGTGCTGTCCGCGGTGATCCTGCGCGAGGACGCGGTGGCGGACGGCGACGCCATGGCCGCCGTCCGGACGGCACTGCGGGACGCTGCGGCCGCGTTGCGCGACACGGTGCACGAGCACCTCGCTCATGAGGAGCCGCTCCTCCTCCCGGCGCTGCGCGACCACATCAGCCCCGCCGAATGGCAGGACTTCGCGCGGCGGGTGATCGCCACCACGCCACCGGTGGCCGGACACCTGATGGTCGGTCTCCTCGACGAGGTGGGCACACCCGCCGAGGTGGAACTGGTCCTGGCGGGTCTGCCGGAACCGGTCCGGCCACTCCTCCCCGCCATGCGCCGGCAAGCGGCGGACGACCTCCGGGTCCTGCGCGCCGCATCCTGACCTTCACCCGCCGGGCGTCCGGACGCGGCACACGCCCCGTCCGAAGGTCGACCTCACTGTCGCGGTCGCACTTCCGGCCCCGCCCGCGGTGCCGCCGTCATCGGCCTCTCCCGCGCCGGCCCCGCCGGCCGGCAGGCGGTCTCGTCGGCTCCCCCGCCTCGCTCGACTTCACCGACACAATGATCAGCGCGTCTTCCGACGGGCGCCCTCAGAAAGAACTTCGAGCATGACGACCGTACTCGACCGCTATTTCGAGATCGTGGACTCGGCCGGCGGTCACCCCGCGGACCTGGCCGACCTGCGTGACGTCCTCGCCGAGAACGTACTGCTGATGCACAGCGGGGAGATGGTCCAGGGCCGGAATCCGGCCGTCGACCTCCATGTCGCGCAGGCGGCCAAGTGGGCGCGGTCCAAGCACCGGTGGACGTCCTCCGTGGGCGCCGACGGCTCCGTCACCGGCTGGTGGAGCCGGTCCGGACAGGATCAGCACGGCCACGGATGCCACGGCGAGGGCCAGGTCACCGCCGCCGTGGACGCGGACGGACGGATCTCCCGGCTCCACCTCACACTGACCGACGGGTCGGACCGCGCCAGAGTGCTCATAGCCCGGCACCTGGAGGTCTGGATGATGCCGGACCCGACCGAGCGCGCCGAGGCGATGGCGGGGATCTACACCGAGGGCATCAGGTTCATGGAGCCCGACGACGTGTTCGTGGGCCGCGAGGTCCTCAACGAGTACATCGACGTCGTGCGGCGCAAAGCTCCACCGCTGAGGAGCCGGGTCGTGAGCCACACCCGGAACAGGGAATTCATCCTCTGGACCTGGGACTTCGGGTTCGCGGGCAACAGGACGGCAGTCGGTCTGGAGGTCCTCCGCCTCGATGGGGACCTCATCGACACGGTCACCGTCTTCGGTTCGGACAGGGACGCCGAGTCCGCACGATAGTCGGGCACACGTCGTACGCCACCCGGAGCCGTCGCCGCGGGCGCGCGTCAGTGGGACTCGGCCTCGTCGGCCTCCAGACCGCGGTCGATGCCGTGGGGCACGACGATCTGCCCCTGTTCGAGGTCCAGGCGCCTGCCGTCGAGACGGACCTCGACCTTGTCCGGTTCGAACGACACCAGACCGCTGATCCGGTCGACCTCCCGGCAGGCGTCGGGATACGACCAGGCCGCGCGATGCGCGTCCCCGATGTCGTAGTAGTCGCACAGACCCTTGTACGGGCAGAAGGTCCGGCCCTCGACGGGGCACAGCACGGTCTCGTCGATGTCGGCCCGCGGGACGTACCAGCGAGGGGCGAATCCCGACTCGTAGAGCACCACGGGATGTTCGGAGCGGGCCACCACGGTGCCGTCGAGGCGCACTTCCAGGGTGCGTGAGGTGTCGCGGAGATCGATGCGGTGGTACGGATCGGCGGCGTGTCCGAGGACGCGTTCGTCCTCCTCGTAGAAGGCGTCCATCGCACGCCAGGCGAAGGCGATCCGGCCCTGGAGGTCGGCCGCGTGGCCGGGCAGCGCGGTGAACTCCCAGGCGGCGCGCTCGGTACCGCGGTCTCCGGCGCGCACCGTGTACCAGGCGGTGTCGCCGAGGTCCTTGTGGTGGGTGACCCTGCCGCTCTCGACCAGGGCCTCCCCGTCGACGTCCTCGCGGGGGAAGTAGGCGACGGGGTAGCGGCCCGGCTCGTGCAGCAGCACGACGTTCTCGCTGTCGGCGATCCAGGTGTTGTTGAACCTGACCCGCATGCGGCGGCGCAGCCGCTCGGCGAACAACAGCCGCTCGGGGACGGGCTCGGGGGTGAGGAAGTGCCCGACGGCGCCTGCGGACAGGGGGCCTTGCTGCCAGGACAGTCCCATGGCGATGCCTTTCGGGTACGGGGCGCACGGGTGGTCGGCGCCCCGGGTGTCAGTCGAGAACGCGGGCCAGGAAGTCGCGGATGTGGCCGGCGATGGTGTCGAGATGGCTCTCCAGCGCGAAGTGACCCGACTCCAGCAGATGGACCTCGGCATCGGGCAGGTCCCTGCGGAACGCCTCGGCTCCCGCCGGACCGAAGATCTCGTCGTTGGCGCCCCATACCGCGAGGAGGGGGACCTGGGAGTCACTGAAGTACTGGTGGACCTGCGGATAGAGGTCCACGTTCGTCGGGTAGTCGCGGAACAGCCTGAGCTGGATCTCGTCGTTGCCGGGCCGGTCCAGCAGCGCCTGGTCGTGGACCCAGCTGTCGGGGCTGACCAGGCTGGGATCGGCGACACCGTTCACGTACTGCCAGCGGGTGATCTCCGGGGTCAGGGCGGCACGCATCGGGCCTTCGGTCTCCGGTCCCGGTGCGTCGGTGTACGCGAAGACGTTGTCCCAGAACGGCTTGACGAAGCCCTCCTCGTAGGCGTTGCCGTTCTGCGTGATGATCGCCGTGACGCGGTCCGGGGCCTGGAGGGCGAGCCGCCAGCCGATGGGGGCGCCGTAGTCCTGCACGTACATCGCGAACCGGTCGATGCCCAGTTGCCGGAGCAGGCCGGAGGTCACCTCCGTCAAGGCGTCGAAGGTGTACGGGAAGTCCTGCGGGGTGGGCATCGCCGACTGGCCGAACCCGATGTGGTCGGGGGCGATCACGTGGTAGCGGTCGGCGAGCGCGGGGATGAGATGCCGGAACATGTGCGAACTGGTCGGGAAGCCGTGGAGCAGCACGAGGGCCGGCGCCTCGGGGTCACCGGCTTCCCGGTAGAAGACGTCCAGGCCGTTGACGCCGACGGTGCGGTGATGGACTGCGGAACCCATATTCCTAACCCTTCTAGCGAGCTTTAGCGGTTATATCGAGTGGAGCACATCAGGCCTAACCAGTCAAGGAGCTTTTGCTGGTTATATTGGACCGGTGGGCGCGGGGTGCTGCGGCATTCAGCGGACGGCACGGCCACCCCACCTCAAGCCTCGACCCGTGGCGGGGCATCAGCCGGCGCACCGGGCGCGAGCCGATGTAACCTGTCAAGTGAATCAATCAGGTTAGGAGGTGTGTCGGTGACCGACCGAGAGCAGCAGGACGTACTGCTGGAACTCCTCAACACCACGCCGGTGGTCGACGGCGTGGTCCAGGACCGGCTGGCGGACCCCGAAGCGGCCAGGTCGTGGCAGCAGGCCCACGGCGGCAGCGGAACCGCCGACGAACTCCACCACCTCGTGCGGGCGCGCGACACGCTCCAGGACGTGGTGCGCGGCAGCGAGCCCGCCACGTCGCTGGCTCCGCTCCTGGAAGGTGTGACGTCCCGCCCGCAGCTCACACCCGCGGGAGTGTCGTGGCAGCTGGAGGCCCCGGCCGAGCGCCGGCCGGCGGTGGACGCCGTCATGGCGTGGAGCACGCTCCAGCAGACGGTCCCCGGCCGGCTGCGGCCGTGCGCCAACCCGGAGTGCCGGCTGTTCCTCATCGACCGCAGCAAGACCAACAAGGCCCGCTGGTGCTCGATGGCCGTGTGCGGCAACCGTATGAAGGCCCGGCGGCACTACCAGCGCACCCGCGAGGCCGCCGAACAGCCGCCGACCGCTCCCGCGGCCGCGTCGCCGGCCCCGGAACGCGCCCTGACCCATGATCACGGAATCGCGGGGCCTGCGGCACAAAACTAGGATCGCTTCCGGCGCCCGGATCACGGCGCGCTCGCCACAAGGCACGCAGCACACCGATCGCAGAGCGCGGCGCACCGATCGCAGAATCCGGATTCACGGCGCCATCGGGAACCGACCCGGCCGACCACCCAGCAGGAGGTCCGCAATGGCGACGCTGCTGTCCGTCAACGTAGGCATGCCGAAGGACGTCTCCTGGCAGGGGCGGACCGTTCACACCGGAGCCTGGAAAGCGCCCGTCCAGGGTCCCCGCATGGTGCGGCGGCTGAACGTCGACGGCGACGGCCAGGGAGATCTGGCCGGGCACGGCGGCGAGATCCGGGCCGTCCTCGTCTACCAGCTGGACTCCTACCGGTACTGGCGCGCGCAGCTGGGTCGTGACGACCTGGCGTTCGGCATGTTCGGGGAGAACTTCACCGTGGACGGCCTGCCCGACGACGACGTGTGCATCGGCGACCGGTACCGCATCGGCGAGGCCGAGTTCGAGGTCACGCAGCCGCGTGTCACCTGCTACCGCGTCGGCCTGCGCCTCGGCGAACCCACGATGGCCTCCCTGCTGGTCGCCCACCACCGCCCCGGCTTCTACCTGCGCGTGATCACCGAGGGACACGTCCAGGCCGGCGACGAGATCACTCTGACCGGCAAGGGCCCGCACCGGCTCAGCGTCGCCGACACCGACGCGCTGCTCTACCTGCCCGACCGCGACCCCGCGAAGCTGAGCGAGGCACTGGACATCCCCGCCCTCAGCCCCGGATGGCAGCAGTCCTTCCGCGAGCTCGCCGCCGCTCAGGAGCCGAAGCAGGAAGCCGGTCGGGCGGGCGAACGCTCCGGCACCCGGCAGACCGAGGCAGAGCCGCAGTGGCCGGGCTTTCGGACCATGCGCGTCGCCCGCGTCGTCCCCGAGACACCCACCATCTCGTCGATCTACCTCGACACCACCGACGGCACCGCGCTGCCGGAAGCCCGCCCGGGCCAGTACCTCTCCATCCGCCTCAGCATCGGGGACACCGACCCGGCGGTACGTAGCTACTCCCTGTCGTCCACCCCCGCGACCGACACCT
Coding sequences:
- a CDS encoding response regulator encodes the protein MIRVLVVDDEALIRTGFSRILDAADEIEVVGAVPGGDAVRTTQETRPDVVLLDIRMPDVDGLTVLADLCRLREPPVVAMLTTFDMDEYVATALRRGAAGFLLKDTDPEELPFLVRSLADGGTVLSSKVTRTVVDGYLEAGGQRPSVRGVERLTDRERTVLVLIAEGLSNAHIAERMHLSTGTVKDHVSAILTKLEVGSRVQAVVVAERAGLLRPPREPEP
- a CDS encoding sensor histidine kinase, which gives rise to MIPRPSAGVLRDAAFVAAALLDVWVHVEPDEPKRLALALFAASALVLRRRLPMLTFVLTLPAVVFSDAIFACLAALYTLATFTRRRTLLAACGMAYTLSDMTDWTPGPSLNLWSPSGLITLGYTAATAAAPIFLGQLVQARRDLSLRLTEISQARDHERRLSAQAVLAEERAKLAREMHDVVSHQVSLIAVQAGALQVGAQDTEVKRAAATIRRMSVQTLDELRHMVNVLRDSHGRPTELTPQPSLTDLRRLIDSSGIDAELKAELPDGLPPTLQRAVYRTVQEALTNVRKHAPGATATVRLTYEGNAVHLKVSNTAPTRPALPLPGAEYGLVALRQRAALLGGTVSTGPTPDGGYELRLVLPVKKAP
- a CDS encoding TetR/AcrR family transcriptional regulator, which encodes MSIRKYNSPRRTDSAAATRGAILSNAHTLFLARGYAGVTIGEIAEAARVAVPTVYTSVGNKPSILTELLKPALTEPAIADTLAAVEAADDPRAVVELTAEGTRLTHERHWDLVYGLFYRNPPGEPAVKAVLDKGADDYVQALTRVADRLVELGALRGDVSREEAVDLLWFHLGPHAWMTLVGERAWPFDRAQAWTARSACQALLKDH
- a CDS encoding hemerythrin domain-containing protein yields the protein MTKEAPEHPTAVVETRLAHEVHRAATTLLADAAVDPSVPLTALAQLRDFVVANLGHHHETEDNDLWPRIIAAAPDTRHALEALSEQHERLDEELDVLSAVILREDAVADGDAMAAVRTALRDAAAALRDTVHEHLAHEEPLLLPALRDHISPAEWQDFARRVIATTPPVAGHLMVGLLDEVGTPAEVELVLAGLPEPVRPLLPAMRRQAADDLRVLRAAS
- a CDS encoding DUF427 domain-containing protein — translated: MGLSWQQGPLSAGAVGHFLTPEPVPERLLFAERLRRRMRVRFNNTWIADSENVVLLHEPGRYPVAYFPREDVDGEALVESGRVTHHKDLGDTAWYTVRAGDRGTERAAWEFTALPGHAADLQGRIAFAWRAMDAFYEEDERVLGHAADPYHRIDLRDTSRTLEVRLDGTVVARSEHPVVLYESGFAPRWYVPRADIDETVLCPVEGRTFCPYKGLCDYYDIGDAHRAAWSYPDACREVDRISGLVSFEPDKVEVRLDGRRLDLEQGQIVVPHGIDRGLEADEAESH
- a CDS encoding alpha/beta fold hydrolase; its protein translation is MGSAVHHRTVGVNGLDVFYREAGDPEAPALVLLHGFPTSSHMFRHLIPALADRYHVIAPDHIGFGQSAMPTPQDFPYTFDALTEVTSGLLRQLGIDRFAMYVQDYGAPIGWRLALQAPDRVTAIITQNGNAYEEGFVKPFWDNVFAYTDAPGPETEGPMRAALTPEITRWQYVNGVADPSLVSPDSWVHDQALLDRPGNDEIQLRLFRDYPTNVDLYPQVHQYFSDSQVPLLAVWGANDEIFGPAGAEAFRRDLPDAEVHLLESGHFALESHLDTIAGHIRDFLARVLD